A single Cryptococcus deuterogattii R265 chromosome 2, complete sequence DNA region contains:
- a CDS encoding AUR protein kinase, which produces MSSQNVSGLMAGLSLYGPQSPKGPKVQQAGKIQGSSHSSQSQNRLPPVLKKYMNPGLVRPPNSALANNNHPSSSYSDPSSRGPLLTLAGVNVSYPKSGTVSPASKSKGAIGYHSAHGIHGAAHATSPRAMASSVNPGAPKHAIATSSAHVMNSASENGKSLELGRYDGGLEEDEANHGDVSGPTAKMLELSSISEGAIPLSLLSFTIGRPLGKGKFGRVYLARSKAPPHFIVALKCLHKAEIIQGKVESQVRREIEIQQNLRHPNILRLYGYFHDSKRIFLVLEFAAKGELYKQLSRLGRFDEKKSSRYIAQMADALSYLHKKHVIHRDIKPENLLIGLNGELKIGDFGWSVHAPSNRRSTLCGTLDYLPPEMVEGKEHTAAVDLWALGVLTYEFVVGGPPFEDLSGNAATYRRIRNVDLHVPSWVSPEATDLIKRLLRYKPEDRLPLSQVMIHPWIKMYEKKRSTGSGIRKS; this is translated from the exons ATGTCCTCGCAGAATGTTTCTGGCCTCATGGCCGGTCTATCTCTCTATGGTCCACAGTCTCCCAAAGGGCCCAAAGTGCAACAAGCAGGCAAGATACAGGGGTCATCTCACTCTTCTCAGTCTCAAAATAGGCTTCCTCCGGTGCTCAAGAAGTATATGAATCCTGGTCTTGTCCGCCCTCCCAACAGTGCTCTTGCCAACAACAATCATCCGTCATCCTCTTACTCAGACCCATCATCACGCGGTCCGCTTCTTACTCTTGCGGGTGTCAATGTCTCATACCCCAAATCCGGCACAGTATCTCCTGCGAGCAAGTCGAAGGGCGCTATTGGGTACCATTCTGCTCATGGAATTCATGGAGCAGCTCATGCAACCTCTCCAAGAGCGATGGCGTCTTCCGTCAACCCTGGCGCTCCAAAACATGCTATAGCGACCAGTTCTGCACATGTTATGAATTCGGCCTCGGAAAACGGAAAGAGTCTAGAATTGGGCCGGTATGATGGCGGcctggaggaagatgaagcaaaTCATGGGGATGTCAGTGGGCCTACAGCTAAAATGCTGGAGCTCTCCAGTATCAG TGAGGGTGCGATTCCCCTGTCGCTACTGTCGTTCACTATTGGCCGCCCATTAGGTAAAGGTAAATTCGGTCGTGTATACCTTGCCAGATCCAAGGCACCTCCCCATTTTATTGTCGCCCTCAAATGTCTCCATAAAGCAGAAATCATCCAGGGTAAGGTAGAAAGCCAGGTGCGAAGAGAGATAGAAATTCAGCAAAACTTGAG GCATCCTAATATTCTTCGTCTCTATGGTTACTTCCACGACAGTAAACGTATATTTTTGGTCCTAGAATTCGCCGCAAAGGGGGAATTGTACAAACAGTTGTCTAGATTAGGCAGGTttgatgaaaagaagagtagCCGA TACATAGCTCAGATGGCCGATGCTTTGTCCTATTTGCACAAAAAGCATGTCATTCACCGAGATATTAAACCTGAAAATCTTCTCATCGGTTTGAACGGCGAGCTCAAAATCGGTGATTTTGGCTGGAGTGTG CATGCACCAAGTAACCGCCGTAGCACGCTTTGTGGAACTCTTGattatcttcctcctgagatggtggagggcAAAGAGCATACCGCAGCTGTCGATCTATGGGCATTAGGTGTGCTAACTTACGAGTTTGTCGTCGGCGGACCCCCATTCGAG GATCTCTCTGGGAACGCCGCTACATACCGGCGAATAAGGAACGTTGATTTACATGTTCCCTCTTGGGTTTCTCCTGAAGCCACTGATCTCATCAAAAGA CTCCTTCGATACAAGCCTGAGGACCGCCTACCTCTGTCCCAGGTCATGATTCACCCATGGATCAAGATGtacgagaagaaaagatcgACGGGTAGCGGAATCAGGAAGTCGTAA
- a CDS encoding ubiquitin-conjugating enzyme E2 S, whose amino-acid sequence MALTPQALRLLSRQVVALKSNPPEGVRIAVGEEDFTAIEGWVQGPSGTPYEGGYFRIRFAFGSDFPNVPPKCTMVTKIFHPNISKTGEICVDTLKKGWKKEYGVGHVLITIKCLLIFPNPESALDEEAGKQLLEDYEGYSKYARIMTGIHAIPKVPPPEFLVAKVSTSDECTPTETPRSPMNAALHRPIPLGNSSSQERSSTLSRSAQIVQDGSKDLKAFGSSGATCIGGIKTAPMSKVKRGAKRL is encoded by the exons ATG GCTCTCACACCACAAGCTCTTCGTCTGCTTTCTCGGCAGGTCGTGGCTCTAAAGTCCAATCCTCCAGAGGGGGTAAGGATCGCAGTcggtgaagaggatttTACAGCTATAGAAGGCTGGGTTCAAGGTCCTT CTGGCACCCCTTATGAGGGGGGCTATTTTCGCATCCGCTTCGCTTTCGGTTCTGATTTTCCCAATGTCCCGCCAAAAT GTACCATGGTGACTAAGATTTTCCATCCGAACATCTCCAAAACAGGTGAAATTTGCGTCGATACGTTGAAGAAAGgttggaaaaaagaatatGGTGTAGGACATGTCCTTATT ACTATCAAGTGTTTGTTGATTTTTCCTAATCCCGAAAGTGctttggatgaagaagccggCAAGCAACTTTTAGAGGACTATGAAGGCTACAGTAAA TATGCTCGTATAATGACTGGGATTCATGCCATCCCCAAA GTTCCACCTCCCGAATTTCTGGTCGCAAAAGTGTCAACCTCGGATGAGTGTACGCCGACCGAAACACCACGAAGTCCCATGAACGCAGCATTACACAGACCTATTCCGCTCGGCAACAGCAGCTCACAAGAACGGAGCTCTACTCTTTCTCGCTCGGCGCAGATTGTGCAGGATGGATCGAAGGACTTGAAGGCTTTTGGAAGCTCCGGAGCCACATGTATCGGGGGAATCAAAACAGCGCCTATGAGCAAGGTTAAACGGGGCGCAAAGCGGTTGTAG
- a CDS encoding phospholipid-translocating ATPase, with translation MTPSTLPSHGHLSRSSTSTAHLSTRISSYSSFEHQGTDDENLDFFDPMSIDPDLRLRTVKTAHSVLAESIRSEALAEKREKRRRLFRSLKRKASGIGKGTLKRKWPADGKPDSVETEGVNKDAISTTGSLPSQPPPISSSEHHSEKRKGKAKNRKAEFPRRTVYVNIPLPSSLRNSQGEPVARYVRNKVRTSKYSLITFIPKNLLEQFRRVANIYFLFLVILQLFSIFGAPNAQIGMLPLLAILGMTAIKDAFEDWRRAKLDNEVNNSATTKLGAWKNVNQPKDPRNFLEKVFGLGPNPNKTSKGVQKLRDREANEGNQMVFESRRAEDQDPLEDLAAGDKESYPLGPMRQVDFSTSLAMDSTSDSLAPEGYGQSFSAAISRSSLPSMMSRKSVGVMDWSRSAPGAAQWERTLWKKLEVGDLVLLRDNEQVPADIIVLSTSNSDALCFVETKNLDGETNLKIRRSLKATSVITSEEDLEHARFVVDSEPPHANLYSYNGVLKYNTTDQYGKQLEEKQEAITINELLLRGCTLRNTKWVIGMVIFTGSDTKIMLNGGETPSKRSKIEKETNFNVMMNFVVLLLLCLITAILHGWYRSMSGTSADWYEPGAEASDNIYVDSVIIFFSCLLIFQNIVPISLYITVEIVKTIQAYFIFQDVEMYYEPYNTPCVPKTWNISDDLGQIEYVFSDKTGTLTQNIMEFKKCSIHGVAFGEGMTEAMMGARKRDGDDISAAMENQEEELQALKEKMLELMTGAMDNRYLRQDKLTLIAPDLVQRLVTPSDPLRSPIIDFFRALAVCHSVLADTPDPSKPFELEYKAESPDEAALVAAARDIGFPFVSKNSHSLEIEVLGKPEKWIPLRMLEFSSSRKRMSVVARDPNGKIVLFCKGADSVIYNRLNVNHDQELKDATLRDLETFANGGLRTLCIAYRDLSEEEFNDWSKKYDTASAATVDREGEIEKACDLVEHSLTILGATALEDKLQEGVPDAIATLHRAGIKLWILTGDKLQTAIEIGYSCNLLTNDMEVMIISADSEDGARQQIEAGLNKIASVVGPPPTTPGGKIMTAGMNPAAEFAVVIDGESLRYALQPALKSLFLSLGTQCAAVICCRVSPSQKALTVRLVKEGCNAMTLAIGDGANDVAMIQEANIGAGLYGLEGSQAAMSADYAFGQFRFLTRLLLVHGRWSYVRVADMHANFFYKNVIFTVSMFWFFIFSSFDATYLFEYTLLLMYNLFFTSLPVGFLGAFDQDVNATAAMVFPQLYKRGIAGLEYTRTRFWLYMFDGLYQSAVIFFIPYFAYGTGESWSSQGRDTNSLWDIGTTVACAGVLSANGYVSINIRYWTIMTWIVNVVSTLLIYIYIPIYSAVTALPYAGEVGVIYPTFSFWAIILLATVIAIGPRWLVRSFKQSYFPQDKDIIREAWVNGQLKRELGIKSRKQRKRQKQEKSEAAKCEETEQGPEDMPGSELGTGKDIVQQFQKVHMEGDGFRGLYEPTATHSPRKEAIRSSLISEEGSPRGMRSYPPASTNYSTNNISSSRQIQTTAPPPLTIRTSFSSAGQQSSLGRSIANDDHNFQNPLRAFDSYPSPSSIHQVEAEISREVSRLKRTSMDIQRASLYDKEEEPMRMSRAPLFFPKGLETFPRGDDSRGSISNLSEKQNISVMGGSAPAAWKGSSPLSNVDELGGENCSPLRRAFDVDVEHSESLGNRVESQNRRPFVDHSPYTEERSSYVPQTREAFDFTDDSSNQWGKKVNKKDNEWECAGYAI, from the exons ATGACtccctccactcttccatctcacgGCCACCTCAGCCGGTCGTCGACTTCCACAGCACATCTCTCTACTCGCATTTCCTCCTACTCCTCTTTTGAACATCAAGGtacagatgatgagaatCTTGATTTCTTCGATCCTATGTCCATTGACCCCGACTTACGCTTAAGAACTGTGAAGACAGCGCATTCGGTTCTGGCGGAGTCAATCCGGTCGGAAGCCCTTGCtgaaaaaagggagaagcgGAGGCGGCTATTCAGAtcattgaagaggaaagcaTCCGGTATAGGGAAAGGTACGCTGAAGCGCAAGTGGCCTGCCGACGGAAAGCCGGATTCTGTGGAAACAGAGGGGGTCAATAAAGATGCTATATCTACTACAGGATCTCTACCGTCTCAGCCTCCACCAATCAGTTCCTCAGAACACCACTccgaaaaaaggaaaggcaaGGCAAAAAATCGAAAAGCTGAATTCCCCCGCCGAACTGTCTACGTTAacattcctcttccgtcaTCCCTTCGCAATTCCCAAGGCGAGCCTGTAGCCAGATATGTCCGAAACAAGGTTCGAACATCCAAATATTCCTTGATAACATTCATTCCCAAAAATCTTCTGGAGCAGTTCCGTCGTGTCGCCAACATTTATTTCTTATTTCTCGTGATCCTCCAATTATTTTCAATATTTGGAGCACCCAATGCCCAGATTGGGATGCTACCTCTTTTGGCGATTTTAGGAATGACGGCCATTAAGGATGCCTTCGAGgattggagaagagcgaaATTAGATAACGAGGTGAACAATTCGGCAACGACAAAATTGGGGGCTTGGAAAAATGTGAATCAGCCAAAGGATCCTAGAAATTTCTTGGAGAAAGTATTTGGGTTGGGCCCTA ACCCGAATAAGACATCAAAAGGTGTCCAAAAGCTCCGAGATCGCGAGGCAAATGAAGGTAATCAAATGGTGTTTGAATCGCGAAGAGCGGAAGACCAGGACCCATTGGAAGACCTTGCTGCTGGCGACAAAGAATCCTATCCTCTGGGTCCAATGCGTCAAGTGGATTTTTCCACAAGCTTGGCTATGGATTCAACTTCTGATTCTTTAGCTCCCGAAGGGTATGGCCAATCGTTTTCGGCTGCGATATCTAGGTCAAGTCTACCTAGCATGATGTCTAGGAAAAGTGTCGGTGTCATGGACTGGAGCAGGTCTGCACCGGGAGCTGCGCAATGGGAGAGGACTCTTTG GAAAAAGCTTGAGGTGGGCgaccttgttcttttgcGCGATAATGAACAAGTGCCGGCCGATATCATTGTCTTATCCACTTCCAATTCGGATGCCCTTTGTTTTGTTGAGACCAAGAACCTAGATGGAGAGACAAACCTCAAAATTCGGCGTTCTCTAAAAGCTACTTCGGTTATCActtcagaagaagatcttgaGCATGCCCGTTTTGTGGTCGATTCTGAGCCGCCCCATGCCAATCTTTATTCTTACAATGGTGTATTGAAATATAATACCACAGACCAGTATGGAAAGCAAttggaagaaaagcaagaagcaaTCACCATCAATGAGTTACTACTGAGGGGCTGTACGCTAAGAAACACAAAATGGGTGATCGGGATGGTAATCTTTACGGGATCGGATACGAAAATCATGCTCAACGGCGGAGAAACACC ATCCAAGCGAAGTAaaattgaaaaggaaaccA ATTT TAACGTTATGATGAACTTCGTTGTTTTGCTACTCTTGTGTCTCATTACGGCCATCCTTC ATGGTTGGTACCGCTCTATGTCCGGTACCAGTGCCGACTGGTATGAACCAGGTGCAGAGGCTAGCGATAATATATACGTTGACTCTGTCATAATCTTTTT TTCTTGCCTGTTGATTTTTCAGAACATCGTTCCTATATCTCTATATATCACTGTCGAGATTGTTAAAACT ATTCAGGCATATTTCATTTTTCAAGACGTTGAAATGTACTACGAACCTT ACAACACCCCTTGCGTGCCAAAGACCTGGAATATCTCGGATGACTTAGGTCAAATTGAATACGTTTTCTCCGATAAGACTGGCACGCTTACACAGAACATCATGGAGTTCAAGAAATGTTCCATCCACGGCGTGGCTTTCGGTGAAGGTATGACAGAGGCGATGATGGGCGCCCGAAAACGGGATGGGGACGACATCAGCGCAGCTATGGAAaatcaggaagaagagctcCAAGCTctgaaagagaaaatgtTGGAGCTTATGACTGGTGCCATGGACAATCGGTACTTACGCCAAGACAAATTAACACTCATCGCTCCCGATCTCGTTCAGCGTCTTGTTACTCCTTCCGATCCTCTACGCTCCCCCATAATTGACTTTTTCCGAGCTCTCGCTGTCTGCCATTCTGTCCTCGCCGACACTCCCGATCCTTCCAAACCATTCGAGCTTGAGTATAAGGCCGAAAGCCCTGATGAAGCAGCTTTAGTAGCTGCGGCTCGTGACATAGGATTTCCATTTGTCTCAAAGAACAGCCATTCCCTCGAGATAGAAGTTCTAGGAAAGCCAGAGAAATGGATTCCTCTCCGCATGCTCGAGTTCAGTTCCAGTCGCAAGAGAATGAGTGTCGTCGCTCGAGACCCAAATGGGAAAATAGTGTTGTTCTGCAAAGGCGCAGACAGTGTTATCTACAATAGGCTTAATGTCAACCATGATCAAGAATTAAAAGACGCAACTCTGAGGGATCTCGAAACCTTTGCGAACGGCGGTCTCCGGACGCTTTGTATCGCCTATCGAGATTtgtctgaagaagagttcaATGACTGGTCGAAAAAGTATGACACTGCTAGTGCAGCCACTGTTGaccgagaaggagagattgagaaagCTTGTGACCTTGTGGAGCACTCACTCACTATCCTTGGGGCGACGGCTCTCGAAGACAAGCTCCAAGAAGGAGTGCCTGATGCCATTGCAACACTCCATCGCGCTGGTATCAAACTATGGATCTTGACAGGTGACAAACTTCAGACAGCTATTGAAATAGGCTACAGCTGTAATCTTCTTACAAACGATATGGAAGTTATGATAATATCGGCCGACTCTGAGGACGGCGCTCGTCAACAAATCGAAGCTGGTCTTAATAAGATTGCTTCCGTCGTTGGTCCACCACCTACAACTCCGGGCGGAAAGATTATGACTGCTGGGATGAACCCCGCGGCTGAGTTCGCAGTTGTCATCGATGGAGAAAGCTTACGATATGCGTTGCAACCTGCCTTGAAAAGTTTATTCTTATCTTTAGGAACCCAATGCGCGGCTGTCATCTGCTGTCGCGTTTCTCCCTCACAGAAAGCATTGACAGTCCGCTTG gtgaaagaaggttgTAATGCTATGACACTTGCAATCGGAGACGGGGCCAACGATGTTGCAATGATTCAAGAAGCTAATATTGGAGCCGGCCTTTACGGGCTTGAAGGCTCACAAGCGGCAATGTCGGCAGACTATGCGTTTGGACAGTTTAGATTTTTAACCAGATTGCTGTTGGTtcatggaagatggagttATGTGCGAGTGGCCGATATGCATGCAAA TTTCTTCTACAAGAATGTTATATTCACTGTCTCGATGTTTTGGTTCTTTATCTTCAGCAG TTTCGATGCCACATATTTGTTTGAGTACACTCTTCTACTCATGTATaatctctttttcacctCCCTTCCTGTCGGTTTCCTAGGGGCTTTTGATCAAGACGTCAATGCTACCGCTGCCATGGTTTTTCCGCAGCTTTACAAGCGTGGTATTGCCGGTCTTGAGTATACCCGTACTCGTTTTTGGCTTTACATGTTTGACGGCTTGTATCAATCAGCAGTCATATTTTTCATCCCTTATTTCGCCTATGGAACCGGCGAAAGCTGGTCAAGTCAAGGGAGAGATACCAATTCCCTGTGGGATATCGGTACCACCGTGGCTTGCGCTGGCGTTTTGTCGGCCAACGGCTACGTCAGCATCAATATTCGCTATTGGACAATCATGACTTGGATAGTCAATGTGGTATCGACGCTGcttatatatatatatatcccAATCTACTCGGCTGTTACAGCACTACCTTACGCAGGTGAAGTCGGCGTTATATACCCAACATTCAGCTTCTGGGCAATCATTTTGCTCGCCACAGTCATTGCCATCGGTCCGCGATGGCTCGTTCGTTCCTTCAAGCAATCCTATTTCCCGCAAGACAAAGACATTATTCGAGAAGCGTGGGTCAATGGCCAACTTAAGCGAGAATTGGGGATCAAGAGCCgaaagcaaagaaaaagacaaaaacaaGAGAAATCGGAGGCGGCCAAGTGCGAAGAAACCGAACAAGGACCAGAAGACATGCCTGGATCGGAGCTAGGGACAGGGAAGGATATCGTGCAACAATTTCAAAAAGTGCATATGGAAGGGGATGGCTTCAGAGGATTATACGAGCCCACGGCCACGCATAGCCCTCGAAAGGAAGCAATTCGCTCATCTCTTATATCTGAAGAAGGTAGCCCTCGAGGTATGCGCTCGTATCCTCCGGCCTCCACAAACTACAGTACCAACAACATCTCTTCAAGCCGACAAATTCAAACAAccgcccctcctccacttaCGATTCGGACGTCTTTCAGCTCCGCTGGACAACAATCGTCTCTCGGACGAAGCATTGCAAACGATGATCATAACTTTCAAAATCCGTTACGGGCATTTGACTCCtatccttccccttcctccattcATCAAGTAGAGGCCGAGATCAGCCGAGAAGTCAGCCGACTTAAGCGAACCTCGATGGACATTCAGCGCGCGTCGCTGTACgataaagaagaagagccgATGAGGATGTCTCGGGCTCCTTTGTTCTTCCCCAAGGGTCTTGAAACGTTTCCACGGGGCGATGACTCAAGAGGAAGTATTTCAAATCTGTCGGAAAAACAGAACATCAGCGTTATGGGAGGGAGTGCTCCTGCAGCATGGAAAGGTAGCAGCCCTCTCTCCAACGTGGACGAGCTTGGCGGGGAAAACTGTTCGCCATTGAGAAGGGCGTTTGACGTAGATGTTGAACATAGCGAATCGTTAGGAAACCGCGTTGAAAGTCAAAACCGGAGGCCTTTCGTTGATCATTCGCCCTATACAGAAGAACGATCCTCTTACGTTCCGCAGACAAGGGAAGCATTTGACTTTACCGACGACTCGTCAAATCAGTGGGGTAAGAAGGTCAATAAGAAGGATAACGAATGGGAATGTGCAGGCTACGCTATATAA